In a genomic window of Erigeron canadensis isolate Cc75 chromosome 5, C_canadensis_v1, whole genome shotgun sequence:
- the LOC122601433 gene encoding zinc finger protein ZAT10-like, translating into MALEALNSPATTTTTTPPPQPPLSTHYNFPTTTHPSEPPYPTEEEYIAFCLLLLSRGSAATTTTTTTATSPSLVSYKCNICYKEFSSYQALGGHTGTHRKKVSAGNHRHPSTSAAPTTTTFSSLMASFRTHECSICYRTFPTGQALGGHKRRHYEGKISRTGNLGFY; encoded by the coding sequence ATGGCACTTGAAGCTCTAAACTCTCCggcaaccaccaccaccacaacaccACCGCCACAACCACCACTTTCCACCCACTACAACTTTCCGACCACCACTCACCCATCAGAACCACCATACCCCACTGAAGAAGAATACATAGCTTTTTGCCTCTTATTACTCTCACGCGGCagcgccgccaccaccaccaccacaaccaccgcCACGTCGCCATCACTTGTTTCTTACAAATGTAATATTTGCTATAAAGAATTTTCTTCTTACCAGGCACTTGGTGGCCATACAGGAACTCACCGGAAAAAAGTCTCCGCCGGCAACCACCGTCACCCATCTACCTCcgccgcccccaccaccaccactttctCTTCTTTGATGGCTAGTTTCAGGACCCACGAGTGTTCCATCTGCTACCGGACTTTTCCTACCGGCCAAGCACTCGGTGGTCACAAACGGCGACATTATGAAGGCAAAATCTCCCGCACCGGAAACTTGGGATTTTACTAA